In one Populus nigra chromosome 12, ddPopNigr1.1, whole genome shotgun sequence genomic region, the following are encoded:
- the LOC133670208 gene encoding double-stranded RNA-binding protein 2-like, protein MYKNQLQELAQRSCFNLPSYSCIREGPDHAPRFKATVNFNGETFESPTFCSTLRLAEHAAAEVALNTLASRGPSRALIAGVLDETGVYKNLLQETAHRAGLKLPVYTTIRSGPGHVPVFSCTVELAGMSFTGEPARTKKQAQKNAAMAAWSSLKRLVQHSTLSSNSSTSSPVEAKRSSEEQEQVVIARILASLQPAEIKNSKQSDSQRGQERFIPVCKDLTPPIPTLYPVQCQGWAYPSFTPEMAIYQMWQQEELFQLQNRLLAFQVPPVSPGPQILPYMQSILHSDSVLFGPLREQEPVPASPRITIATSRPLFLADHHVSDPIKGESKVTIREIHEEKPEEPVQCSTSVIPDPPVVGNFNAEPRLKDPGDMDDKQMKVELDRKDENVQPGDNQTRQFEWASCSYKDSGYRPADFQAQNMQNFHSSRVTLQYPQRASSLRSFRPAPSAAPPVMIRSVRPVPSSTVPPALNSNTGPPPVPKLQDLAAQIAAPPRMRTGGHSYPASPLPQRMNLGGVRPRFMAPAVRIRSVVPVCSAPPARKMPTSSQGAVVPDRESKDTAAPEDMTAASSELSKLRI, encoded by the exons ATGTATAAGAACCAACTGCAAGAGTTGGCCCAAAGAAGCTGCTTCAACCTGCCATCCTATTCGTGTATAAGGGAAGGGCCAGACCATGCCCCTCGATTCAAAGCTACTGTCAACTTCAATGGAGAAACTTTTGAAAGCCCTACTTTTTGCTCCACTCTGAGGCTAGCAGAACATGCTGCAGCTGAGGTAGCTCTCAACACACTAGCAAGCCGGGGCCCTTCTAGAGCATTAATTGCTGGAGTTCTG GATGAAACAGGAGTCTACAAGAATTTGCTCCAGGAGACTGCTCACAGAGCTGGGTTAAAGCTTCCAGTGTATACCACAATTCGATCAGGACCTGGCCATGTTCCTGTCTTCTCGTGCACTGTCGAGCTTGCAGGAATGAGCTTCACTGGAGAACCAGCTAGGACTAAGAAACAAGCTCAGAAGAATGCAGCCATGGCTGCTTGGTCTTCTCTAAAAAGAT TGGTTCAACACAGCACATTATCTTCCAATTCATCAACTTCTTCGCCAGTGGAGGCTAAAAGGAGCAgtgaagaacaagaacaagttGTTATTGCTCGTATTCTTGCATCTTTACAACCAGCTGAGATAAAGAACTCCAAGCAAAGTGATTCCCAGCGAGGCCAGGAGAGATTCATCCCTGTCTGCAAGGACTTGACCCCTCCAATACCAACTTTATATCCTGTGCAGTGCCAAGGCTGGGCTTACCCTAGCTTTACCCCTGAAATGGCCATATACCAAATGTGGCAGCAAGAAGAATTGTTTCAGTTGCAGAACCGTTTATTGGCATTTCAAGTTCCACCTGTTTCCCCTGGTCCTCAAATTCTTCCATATATGCAGTCCATACTCCATTCAGATTCAGTTCTATTTGGTCCTCTGAGGGAGCAAGAACCTGTACCTGCAAGTCCCAGAATTACAATTGCTACGTCAAGACCATTGTTCTTGGCAGATCATCATGTCTCTGATCCAATCAAGGGAGAGTCCAAGGTGACTATTAGGGAGATACACGAGGAGAAACCGGAAGAACCAGTCCAATGCTCTACATCAGTTATTCCAGATCCCCCTGTTGTTGGGAATTTCAATGCTGAACCAAGATTGAAGGACCCGGGTGACATGGATGACAAACAGATGAAGGTTGAACTGGacagaaaagatgaaaatgttCAGCCAGGAGATAACCAAACTAGGCAATTCGAGTGGGCTTCTTGCAGTTACAAAGATTCTGGATACAGACCTGCTGACTTCCAAGCACAAAACATGCAGAATTTCCACTCTTCTCGGGTTACTCTACAGTATCCTCAAAGGGCAAGTTCACTCAGGAGTTTTAGACCAGCTCCATCTGCAGCTCCTCCTGTAATGATCAGATCTGTGAGGCCTGTACCTTCATCTACTGTACCTCCTGCACTGAACAGCAATACGGGACCTCCTCCAGTGCCCAAACTGCAAGATTTGGCAGCACAAATTGCTGCTCCACCAAGAATGCGAACCGGAGGTCATTCATATCCAGCCAGTCCCTTGCCTCAAAGAATGAACCTTGGTGGTGTCCGCCCACGTTTCATGGCACCAGCTGTTCGAATAAGATCGGTTGTGCCAGTCTGTTCGGCTCCTCCAGCAAGGAAAATGCCAACTTCAAGCCAGGGGGCAGTGGTACCTGATAGAGAGAGCAAAGATACAGCGGCACCAGAAGACATGACAGCAGCAAGTTCAGAGCTCAGTAAGCTTCGGATATGA